From Orcinus orca chromosome 3, mOrcOrc1.1, whole genome shotgun sequence, a single genomic window includes:
- the DAB2 gene encoding disabled homolog 2 isoform X4: MSNEAETSATNGQPDQQAAPKAPSKKEKKKGTEKTDEYLLARFKGDGVKYKAKLIGIDDVPDARGDKMSQDSMMKLKGMAAAARSQGQHKQRIWVNISLSGIKIIDEKTGVIEHEHPVNKISFIARDVTDNRAFGYVCGGEGQHQFFAIKTGQQAEPLVVDLKDLFQVIYNVKKKEEEKKKMEEASKAVENGSEALMNLDDQACKLKLESKDILLVDLNSEIDTNQNSLRENLFLTNGIASCSLPRPKPQASFLPENAFSANLNFFPTPNPDPFRDDPFAQPDQSAPSSSDSLKSPDQKKENLTSSSTPLSNGPLNGDVDYFGQQFDQISNRTGKQEAQAGLWPLSSTQTQPAVRTHNGVSEREQNGFHIKSSPNPFVGSPPKGLPVPNGVKQDLESSVQSLPHDSIAIIPPPQSTKPGRGRRTAKSPAKDLLASDIFAPLVSEPPGQTSPGQPATVQTKPLDLFKTSAAAPVGPLGGLGGVPVISAQTGPWNPAPLVFSQSTTMVPGTMMAGQPSGFSQPIVFTTSPAVPGWNQPSSFAASASPPAPVVWGPSASVTPNTWSSTSPLGNPFQSNVFPAPTVSAQPPSMLSSLLVTPPQPPPRTGPPKDVSSDAFVALDPLGDKEVKEVKEMFKDFQLRQPPTLPARKGEQNSAGTSSAFSNYFNNKVGIPQENADHDDFDANQLLRKINELPKPAPRQGALPVSKSADNAFENPFSKDSFRSSPASELGMLTVQRNKKVEEEDDCSGSKRDGGLLNLY; encoded by the exons ATGTCTAACGAAGCAGAAACAAGTGCAACTAATGGTCAGCCTGACCAACAGGCGGCACCAAAGGCACCgtcaaagaaggaaaagaagaaag GCACTGAAAAGACAGATGAATATCTTTTGGCCAGATTCAAAGGGGATGGTGTGAAATACAAGGCCAAGCTAATCGGCATTGATGATGTGCCCGATGCAAGAGGGGATAAAATGAGCCAAGATTCTATGATGAAACTAAAG GGAATGGCGGCAGCTGCTCGGTCTCAGGGACAACACAAACAAAGGATCTGGGTCaacatttctctttctggaataAAAATCattgatgagaaaactggg GTAATAGAGCATGAACACCCAGTAAATAAGATTTCTTTCATTGCCCGTGATGTGACAGACAACCGAGCATTTGGTTATGTATGTGGAGGGGAAGGCCAACACCAGTTTTTTGCCATAAAAACAGGGCAACAG GCTGAGCCACTAGTTGTTGATCTTAAAGACCTTTTCCAAGTTATCTAtaatgtaaagaaaaaggaagaagaaaagaaaaag ATGGAAGAAGCCAGCAAAGCAGTAGAG AATGGGAGTGAGGCCCTAATGAATCTTGATGACCAAGCTTGCAAACTGAAATTG GAAAGCAAAGATATCCTGTTAGTGGATCTAAACTCTGAAATCGACACCAATCAGAATTCTTTACGAGAAAATCTATTCTTAACAAATGGCATCGCCTCCTGCTCTCTTCCTCGACCAAAGCCTCAGGCATCTTTCTTGCCTGAAAATGCCTTTTCTGCCAATCTCAACTTCTTTCCCACCCCTAATCCTGATCCTTTCCGTGACGATCCTTTTGCACAGCCAGACCAATCGGCACCCTCTTCGTCTGATTCTCTCAAATCTCCAGATCAGAAGAAAGAGAATTTGACTAGCTCGTCTACCCCTCTGAGTAACGGGCCCCTGAATGGGGATGTTGATTACTTTGGTCAGCAATTTGACCAAATCTCTAACCGGACTGGCAAACAGGAAGCTCAGGCAGGCCTGTGGCCCTTATCAAGTACGCAAACACAGCCAGCAGTGAGAACTCACAATGGGGTATCTGAAAGAGAACAGAACGGCTTCCATATCAAATCCTCCCCGAACCCTTTTGTGGGAAGCCCTCCCAAAGGACTGCCCGTACCGAATGGCGTAAAGCAGGACTTGGAAAGCTCTGTCCAGTCCTTACCACATGACTCCATAGCCATTATCCCACCTCCACAAAGTACCAAAccaggaagaggcagaaggaCTGCTAAG TCTCCAGCAAAAGACTTACTTGCATCAGACATCTTTGCTCCTCTCGTCTCAGAACCTCCAGGCCAGACATCTCCAGGACAACCTGCAACCGTACAGACCAAGCCCCTGGACCTCTTCAAAACAAGTGCTGCTGCCCCAGTAGGGCCCCTTGGGGGTCTAG GTGGTGTGCCAGTTATATCTGCTCAGACAGGACCATGGAACCCAGCGCCCTTAGTCTTTAGTCAATCCACTACAATGGTCCCGGGCACTATGATGGCTGGTCAGCCTTCAGGATTCAGTCAGCCAATCGTCTTTACCACAAGCCCAGCTGTTCCAGGTTGGAACCAGCCTTCATCCTTTGCAGCCTCAGCTTCACCTCCAGCCCCTGTAGTCTGGGGCCCGTCAGCATCCGTGACACCCAATACTTGGTCATCAACCAGCCCGCTGGGGAATCCTTTTCAGAGCAATGTTTTTCCAGCTCCTACTGTGTCAGCCCAGCCCCCTTCTATGCTCTCCTCTCTCCTGGTCACTCCTCCTCAGCCACCTCCCAGAACTGGTCCTCCGAAGGACGTCTCCAGCGATGCCTTCGTTGCCTTGGACCCACTTGGGGACAAAGAAGTGAAGGaagtgaaagaaatgtttaaggaCTTCCAACTGCGGCAGCCACCTACTCTGCCAGCAAGGAAAGGAGAGCAGAATTCCGCTGGGACTTCAAGTGCCTTCTCCAACTACTTCAACAACAAAGTTGGCATTCCTCAGGAGAATGCAGACCATGATGACTTTGACGCTAATCAACTGTTGAGAAAAATCAATG AACTACCAAAGCCAGCTCCCAGACAAGGTGCCCTGCCAGTTTCCAAATCTGCTGACAATGCATTTGAGAACCCCTTCTCTAAAGATTCTTTCCGTTCATCACCAGCGTCT GAACTTGGCATGCTGACTGTCCAGAGGAACAAAAAG GTGGAAGAAGAGGATGACTGCTCAGGATCTAAACGAGATGGTGGCCTCCTGAACCTCTACTGA
- the DAB2 gene encoding disabled homolog 2 isoform X1 has product MSNEAETSATNGQPDQQAAPKAPSKKEKKKGTEKTDEYLLARFKGDGVKYKAKLIGIDDVPDARGDKMSQDSMMKLKGMAAAARSQGQHKQRIWVNISLSGIKIIDEKTGVIEHEHPVNKISFIARDVTDNRAFGYVCGGEGQHQFFAIKTGQQAEPLVVDLKDLFQVIYNVKKKEEEKKKMEEASKAVENGSEALMNLDDQACKLKLGVDQMDLFGDMSTPPDLSSPTESKDILLVDLNSEIDTNQNSLRENLFLTNGIASCSLPRPKPQASFLPENAFSANLNFFPTPNPDPFRDDPFAQPDQSAPSSSDSLKSPDQKKENLTSSSTPLSNGPLNGDVDYFGQQFDQISNRTGKQEAQAGLWPLSSTQTQPAVRTHNGVSEREQNGFHIKSSPNPFVGSPPKGLPVPNGVKQDLESSVQSLPHDSIAIIPPPQSTKPGRGRRTAKSPAKDLLASDIFAPLVSEPPGQTSPGQPATVQTKPLDLFKTSAAAPVGPLGGLGGVPVISAQTGPWNPAPLVFSQSTTMVPGTMMAGQPSGFSQPIVFTTSPAVPGWNQPSSFAASASPPAPVVWGPSASVTPNTWSSTSPLGNPFQSNVFPAPTVSAQPPSMLSSLLVTPPQPPPRTGPPKDVSSDAFVALDPLGDKEVKEVKEMFKDFQLRQPPTLPARKGEQNSAGTSSAFSNYFNNKVGIPQENADHDDFDANQLLRKINELPKPAPRQGALPVSKSADNAFENPFSKDSFRSSPASELGMLTVQRNKKVEEEDDCSGSKRDGGLLNLY; this is encoded by the exons ATGTCTAACGAAGCAGAAACAAGTGCAACTAATGGTCAGCCTGACCAACAGGCGGCACCAAAGGCACCgtcaaagaaggaaaagaagaaag GCACTGAAAAGACAGATGAATATCTTTTGGCCAGATTCAAAGGGGATGGTGTGAAATACAAGGCCAAGCTAATCGGCATTGATGATGTGCCCGATGCAAGAGGGGATAAAATGAGCCAAGATTCTATGATGAAACTAAAG GGAATGGCGGCAGCTGCTCGGTCTCAGGGACAACACAAACAAAGGATCTGGGTCaacatttctctttctggaataAAAATCattgatgagaaaactggg GTAATAGAGCATGAACACCCAGTAAATAAGATTTCTTTCATTGCCCGTGATGTGACAGACAACCGAGCATTTGGTTATGTATGTGGAGGGGAAGGCCAACACCAGTTTTTTGCCATAAAAACAGGGCAACAG GCTGAGCCACTAGTTGTTGATCTTAAAGACCTTTTCCAAGTTATCTAtaatgtaaagaaaaaggaagaagaaaagaaaaag ATGGAAGAAGCCAGCAAAGCAGTAGAG AATGGGAGTGAGGCCCTAATGAATCTTGATGACCAAGCTTGCAAACTGAAATTG GGTGTTGACCAGATGGATTTGTTTGGGGACATGTCTACACCTCCTGACCTAAGTAGTCCAACA GAAAGCAAAGATATCCTGTTAGTGGATCTAAACTCTGAAATCGACACCAATCAGAATTCTTTACGAGAAAATCTATTCTTAACAAATGGCATCGCCTCCTGCTCTCTTCCTCGACCAAAGCCTCAGGCATCTTTCTTGCCTGAAAATGCCTTTTCTGCCAATCTCAACTTCTTTCCCACCCCTAATCCTGATCCTTTCCGTGACGATCCTTTTGCACAGCCAGACCAATCGGCACCCTCTTCGTCTGATTCTCTCAAATCTCCAGATCAGAAGAAAGAGAATTTGACTAGCTCGTCTACCCCTCTGAGTAACGGGCCCCTGAATGGGGATGTTGATTACTTTGGTCAGCAATTTGACCAAATCTCTAACCGGACTGGCAAACAGGAAGCTCAGGCAGGCCTGTGGCCCTTATCAAGTACGCAAACACAGCCAGCAGTGAGAACTCACAATGGGGTATCTGAAAGAGAACAGAACGGCTTCCATATCAAATCCTCCCCGAACCCTTTTGTGGGAAGCCCTCCCAAAGGACTGCCCGTACCGAATGGCGTAAAGCAGGACTTGGAAAGCTCTGTCCAGTCCTTACCACATGACTCCATAGCCATTATCCCACCTCCACAAAGTACCAAAccaggaagaggcagaaggaCTGCTAAG TCTCCAGCAAAAGACTTACTTGCATCAGACATCTTTGCTCCTCTCGTCTCAGAACCTCCAGGCCAGACATCTCCAGGACAACCTGCAACCGTACAGACCAAGCCCCTGGACCTCTTCAAAACAAGTGCTGCTGCCCCAGTAGGGCCCCTTGGGGGTCTAG GTGGTGTGCCAGTTATATCTGCTCAGACAGGACCATGGAACCCAGCGCCCTTAGTCTTTAGTCAATCCACTACAATGGTCCCGGGCACTATGATGGCTGGTCAGCCTTCAGGATTCAGTCAGCCAATCGTCTTTACCACAAGCCCAGCTGTTCCAGGTTGGAACCAGCCTTCATCCTTTGCAGCCTCAGCTTCACCTCCAGCCCCTGTAGTCTGGGGCCCGTCAGCATCCGTGACACCCAATACTTGGTCATCAACCAGCCCGCTGGGGAATCCTTTTCAGAGCAATGTTTTTCCAGCTCCTACTGTGTCAGCCCAGCCCCCTTCTATGCTCTCCTCTCTCCTGGTCACTCCTCCTCAGCCACCTCCCAGAACTGGTCCTCCGAAGGACGTCTCCAGCGATGCCTTCGTTGCCTTGGACCCACTTGGGGACAAAGAAGTGAAGGaagtgaaagaaatgtttaaggaCTTCCAACTGCGGCAGCCACCTACTCTGCCAGCAAGGAAAGGAGAGCAGAATTCCGCTGGGACTTCAAGTGCCTTCTCCAACTACTTCAACAACAAAGTTGGCATTCCTCAGGAGAATGCAGACCATGATGACTTTGACGCTAATCAACTGTTGAGAAAAATCAATG AACTACCAAAGCCAGCTCCCAGACAAGGTGCCCTGCCAGTTTCCAAATCTGCTGACAATGCATTTGAGAACCCCTTCTCTAAAGATTCTTTCCGTTCATCACCAGCGTCT GAACTTGGCATGCTGACTGTCCAGAGGAACAAAAAG GTGGAAGAAGAGGATGACTGCTCAGGATCTAAACGAGATGGTGGCCTCCTGAACCTCTACTGA
- the DAB2 gene encoding disabled homolog 2 isoform X6, with protein MSNEAETSATNGQPDQQAAPKAPSKKEKKKGTEKTDEYLLARFKGDGVKYKAKLIGIDDVPDARGDKMSQDSMMKLKGMAAAARSQGQHKQRIWVNISLSGIKIIDEKTGVIEHEHPVNKISFIARDVTDNRAFGYVCGGEGQHQFFAIKTGQQAEPLVVDLKDLFQVIYNVKKKEEEKKKMEEASKAVENGSEALMNLDDQACKLKLGVDQMDLFGDMSTPPDLSSPTSPAKDLLASDIFAPLVSEPPGQTSPGQPATVQTKPLDLFKTSAAAPVGPLGGLGGVPVISAQTGPWNPAPLVFSQSTTMVPGTMMAGQPSGFSQPIVFTTSPAVPGWNQPSSFAASASPPAPVVWGPSASVTPNTWSSTSPLGNPFQSNVFPAPTVSAQPPSMLSSLLVTPPQPPPRTGPPKDVSSDAFVALDPLGDKEVKEVKEMFKDFQLRQPPTLPARKGEQNSAGTSSAFSNYFNNKVGIPQENADHDDFDANQLLRKINELPKPAPRQGALPVSKSADNAFENPFSKDSFRSSPASELGMLTVQRNKKVEEEDDCSGSKRDGGLLNLY; from the exons ATGTCTAACGAAGCAGAAACAAGTGCAACTAATGGTCAGCCTGACCAACAGGCGGCACCAAAGGCACCgtcaaagaaggaaaagaagaaag GCACTGAAAAGACAGATGAATATCTTTTGGCCAGATTCAAAGGGGATGGTGTGAAATACAAGGCCAAGCTAATCGGCATTGATGATGTGCCCGATGCAAGAGGGGATAAAATGAGCCAAGATTCTATGATGAAACTAAAG GGAATGGCGGCAGCTGCTCGGTCTCAGGGACAACACAAACAAAGGATCTGGGTCaacatttctctttctggaataAAAATCattgatgagaaaactggg GTAATAGAGCATGAACACCCAGTAAATAAGATTTCTTTCATTGCCCGTGATGTGACAGACAACCGAGCATTTGGTTATGTATGTGGAGGGGAAGGCCAACACCAGTTTTTTGCCATAAAAACAGGGCAACAG GCTGAGCCACTAGTTGTTGATCTTAAAGACCTTTTCCAAGTTATCTAtaatgtaaagaaaaaggaagaagaaaagaaaaag ATGGAAGAAGCCAGCAAAGCAGTAGAG AATGGGAGTGAGGCCCTAATGAATCTTGATGACCAAGCTTGCAAACTGAAATTG GGTGTTGACCAGATGGATTTGTTTGGGGACATGTCTACACCTCCTGACCTAAGTAGTCCAACA TCTCCAGCAAAAGACTTACTTGCATCAGACATCTTTGCTCCTCTCGTCTCAGAACCTCCAGGCCAGACATCTCCAGGACAACCTGCAACCGTACAGACCAAGCCCCTGGACCTCTTCAAAACAAGTGCTGCTGCCCCAGTAGGGCCCCTTGGGGGTCTAG GTGGTGTGCCAGTTATATCTGCTCAGACAGGACCATGGAACCCAGCGCCCTTAGTCTTTAGTCAATCCACTACAATGGTCCCGGGCACTATGATGGCTGGTCAGCCTTCAGGATTCAGTCAGCCAATCGTCTTTACCACAAGCCCAGCTGTTCCAGGTTGGAACCAGCCTTCATCCTTTGCAGCCTCAGCTTCACCTCCAGCCCCTGTAGTCTGGGGCCCGTCAGCATCCGTGACACCCAATACTTGGTCATCAACCAGCCCGCTGGGGAATCCTTTTCAGAGCAATGTTTTTCCAGCTCCTACTGTGTCAGCCCAGCCCCCTTCTATGCTCTCCTCTCTCCTGGTCACTCCTCCTCAGCCACCTCCCAGAACTGGTCCTCCGAAGGACGTCTCCAGCGATGCCTTCGTTGCCTTGGACCCACTTGGGGACAAAGAAGTGAAGGaagtgaaagaaatgtttaaggaCTTCCAACTGCGGCAGCCACCTACTCTGCCAGCAAGGAAAGGAGAGCAGAATTCCGCTGGGACTTCAAGTGCCTTCTCCAACTACTTCAACAACAAAGTTGGCATTCCTCAGGAGAATGCAGACCATGATGACTTTGACGCTAATCAACTGTTGAGAAAAATCAATG AACTACCAAAGCCAGCTCCCAGACAAGGTGCCCTGCCAGTTTCCAAATCTGCTGACAATGCATTTGAGAACCCCTTCTCTAAAGATTCTTTCCGTTCATCACCAGCGTCT GAACTTGGCATGCTGACTGTCCAGAGGAACAAAAAG GTGGAAGAAGAGGATGACTGCTCAGGATCTAAACGAGATGGTGGCCTCCTGAACCTCTACTGA
- the DAB2 gene encoding disabled homolog 2 isoform X3 yields the protein MSNEAETSATNGQPDQQAAPKAPSKKEKKKGTEKTDEYLLARFKGDGVKYKAKLIGIDDVPDARGDKMSQDSMMKLKGMAAAARSQGQHKQRIWVNISLSGIKIIDEKTGVIEHEHPVNKISFIARDVTDNRAFGYVCGGEGQHQFFAIKTGQQAEPLVVDLKDLFQVIYNVKKKEEEKKKMEEASKAVENGSEALMNLDDQACKLKLGVDQMDLFGDMSTPPDLSSPTESKDILLVDLNSEIDTNQNSLRENLFLTNGIASCSLPRPKPQASFLPENAFSANLNFFPTPNPDPFRDDPFAQPDQSAPSSSDSLKSPDQKKENLTSSSTPLSNGPLNGDVDYFGQQFDQISNRTGKQEAQAGLWPLSSTQTQPAVRTHNGVSEREQNGFHIKSSPNPFVGSPPKGLPVPNGVKQDLESSVQSLPHDSIAIIPPPQSTKPGRGRRTAKSPAKDLLASDIFAPLVSEPPGQTSPGQPATVQTKPLDLFKTSAAAPVGPLGGLGGVPVISAQTGPWNPAPLVFSQSTTMVPGTMMAGQPSGFSQPIVFTTSPAVPGWNQPSSFAASASPPAPVVWGPSASVTPNTWSSTSPLGNPFQSNVFPAPTVSAQPPSMLSSLLVTPPQPPPRTGPPKDVSSDAFVALDPLGDKEVKEVKEMFKDFQLRQPPTLPARKGEQNSAGTSSAFSNYFNNKVGIPQENADHDDFDANQLLRKINELPKPAPRQGALPVSKSADNAFENPFSKDSFRSSPASELGMLTVQRNKKEAILLS from the exons ATGTCTAACGAAGCAGAAACAAGTGCAACTAATGGTCAGCCTGACCAACAGGCGGCACCAAAGGCACCgtcaaagaaggaaaagaagaaag GCACTGAAAAGACAGATGAATATCTTTTGGCCAGATTCAAAGGGGATGGTGTGAAATACAAGGCCAAGCTAATCGGCATTGATGATGTGCCCGATGCAAGAGGGGATAAAATGAGCCAAGATTCTATGATGAAACTAAAG GGAATGGCGGCAGCTGCTCGGTCTCAGGGACAACACAAACAAAGGATCTGGGTCaacatttctctttctggaataAAAATCattgatgagaaaactggg GTAATAGAGCATGAACACCCAGTAAATAAGATTTCTTTCATTGCCCGTGATGTGACAGACAACCGAGCATTTGGTTATGTATGTGGAGGGGAAGGCCAACACCAGTTTTTTGCCATAAAAACAGGGCAACAG GCTGAGCCACTAGTTGTTGATCTTAAAGACCTTTTCCAAGTTATCTAtaatgtaaagaaaaaggaagaagaaaagaaaaag ATGGAAGAAGCCAGCAAAGCAGTAGAG AATGGGAGTGAGGCCCTAATGAATCTTGATGACCAAGCTTGCAAACTGAAATTG GGTGTTGACCAGATGGATTTGTTTGGGGACATGTCTACACCTCCTGACCTAAGTAGTCCAACA GAAAGCAAAGATATCCTGTTAGTGGATCTAAACTCTGAAATCGACACCAATCAGAATTCTTTACGAGAAAATCTATTCTTAACAAATGGCATCGCCTCCTGCTCTCTTCCTCGACCAAAGCCTCAGGCATCTTTCTTGCCTGAAAATGCCTTTTCTGCCAATCTCAACTTCTTTCCCACCCCTAATCCTGATCCTTTCCGTGACGATCCTTTTGCACAGCCAGACCAATCGGCACCCTCTTCGTCTGATTCTCTCAAATCTCCAGATCAGAAGAAAGAGAATTTGACTAGCTCGTCTACCCCTCTGAGTAACGGGCCCCTGAATGGGGATGTTGATTACTTTGGTCAGCAATTTGACCAAATCTCTAACCGGACTGGCAAACAGGAAGCTCAGGCAGGCCTGTGGCCCTTATCAAGTACGCAAACACAGCCAGCAGTGAGAACTCACAATGGGGTATCTGAAAGAGAACAGAACGGCTTCCATATCAAATCCTCCCCGAACCCTTTTGTGGGAAGCCCTCCCAAAGGACTGCCCGTACCGAATGGCGTAAAGCAGGACTTGGAAAGCTCTGTCCAGTCCTTACCACATGACTCCATAGCCATTATCCCACCTCCACAAAGTACCAAAccaggaagaggcagaaggaCTGCTAAG TCTCCAGCAAAAGACTTACTTGCATCAGACATCTTTGCTCCTCTCGTCTCAGAACCTCCAGGCCAGACATCTCCAGGACAACCTGCAACCGTACAGACCAAGCCCCTGGACCTCTTCAAAACAAGTGCTGCTGCCCCAGTAGGGCCCCTTGGGGGTCTAG GTGGTGTGCCAGTTATATCTGCTCAGACAGGACCATGGAACCCAGCGCCCTTAGTCTTTAGTCAATCCACTACAATGGTCCCGGGCACTATGATGGCTGGTCAGCCTTCAGGATTCAGTCAGCCAATCGTCTTTACCACAAGCCCAGCTGTTCCAGGTTGGAACCAGCCTTCATCCTTTGCAGCCTCAGCTTCACCTCCAGCCCCTGTAGTCTGGGGCCCGTCAGCATCCGTGACACCCAATACTTGGTCATCAACCAGCCCGCTGGGGAATCCTTTTCAGAGCAATGTTTTTCCAGCTCCTACTGTGTCAGCCCAGCCCCCTTCTATGCTCTCCTCTCTCCTGGTCACTCCTCCTCAGCCACCTCCCAGAACTGGTCCTCCGAAGGACGTCTCCAGCGATGCCTTCGTTGCCTTGGACCCACTTGGGGACAAAGAAGTGAAGGaagtgaaagaaatgtttaaggaCTTCCAACTGCGGCAGCCACCTACTCTGCCAGCAAGGAAAGGAGAGCAGAATTCCGCTGGGACTTCAAGTGCCTTCTCCAACTACTTCAACAACAAAGTTGGCATTCCTCAGGAGAATGCAGACCATGATGACTTTGACGCTAATCAACTGTTGAGAAAAATCAATG AACTACCAAAGCCAGCTCCCAGACAAGGTGCCCTGCCAGTTTCCAAATCTGCTGACAATGCATTTGAGAACCCCTTCTCTAAAGATTCTTTCCGTTCATCACCAGCGTCT GAACTTGGCATGCTGACTGTCCAGAGGAACAAAAAG GAGGCCATCCTCCTGAGCTGA
- the DAB2 gene encoding disabled homolog 2 isoform X5 has protein sequence MSNEAETSATNGQPDQQAAPKAPSKKEKKKGTEKTDEYLLARFKGDGVKYKAKLIGIDDVPDARGDKMSQDSMMKLKGMAAAARSQGQHKQRIWVNISLSGIKIIDEKTGVIEHEHPVNKISFIARDVTDNRAFGYVCGGEGQHQFFAIKTGQQAEPLVVDLKDLFQVIYNVKKKEEEKKKMEEASKAVENGSEALMNLDDQACKLKLESKDILLVDLNSEIDTNQNSLRENLFLTNGIASCSLPRPKPQASFLPENAFSANLNFFPTPNPDPFRDDPFAQPDQSAPSSSDSLKSPDQKKENLTSSSTPLSNGPLNGDVDYFGQQFDQISNRTGKQEAQAGLWPLSSTQTQPAVRTHNGVSEREQNGFHIKSSPNPFVGSPPKGLPVPNGVKQDLESSVQSLPHDSIAIIPPPQSTKPGRGRRTAKSPAKDLLASDIFAPLVSEPPGQTSPGQPATVQTKPLDLFKTSAAAPVGPLGGLGGVPVISAQTGPWNPAPLVFSQSTTMVPGTMMAGQPSGFSQPIVFTTSPAVPGWNQPSSFAASASPPAPVVWGPSASVTPNTWSSTSPLGNPFQSNVFPAPTVSAQPPSMLSSLLVTPPQPPPRTGPPKDVSSDAFVALDPLGDKEVKEVKEMFKDFQLRQPPTLPARKGEQNSAGTSSAFSNYFNNKVGIPQENADHDDFDANQLLRKINELPKPAPRQGALPVSKSADNAFENPFSKDSFRSSPASMASPQSTSSDVYRDPFGNPFA, from the exons ATGTCTAACGAAGCAGAAACAAGTGCAACTAATGGTCAGCCTGACCAACAGGCGGCACCAAAGGCACCgtcaaagaaggaaaagaagaaag GCACTGAAAAGACAGATGAATATCTTTTGGCCAGATTCAAAGGGGATGGTGTGAAATACAAGGCCAAGCTAATCGGCATTGATGATGTGCCCGATGCAAGAGGGGATAAAATGAGCCAAGATTCTATGATGAAACTAAAG GGAATGGCGGCAGCTGCTCGGTCTCAGGGACAACACAAACAAAGGATCTGGGTCaacatttctctttctggaataAAAATCattgatgagaaaactggg GTAATAGAGCATGAACACCCAGTAAATAAGATTTCTTTCATTGCCCGTGATGTGACAGACAACCGAGCATTTGGTTATGTATGTGGAGGGGAAGGCCAACACCAGTTTTTTGCCATAAAAACAGGGCAACAG GCTGAGCCACTAGTTGTTGATCTTAAAGACCTTTTCCAAGTTATCTAtaatgtaaagaaaaaggaagaagaaaagaaaaag ATGGAAGAAGCCAGCAAAGCAGTAGAG AATGGGAGTGAGGCCCTAATGAATCTTGATGACCAAGCTTGCAAACTGAAATTG GAAAGCAAAGATATCCTGTTAGTGGATCTAAACTCTGAAATCGACACCAATCAGAATTCTTTACGAGAAAATCTATTCTTAACAAATGGCATCGCCTCCTGCTCTCTTCCTCGACCAAAGCCTCAGGCATCTTTCTTGCCTGAAAATGCCTTTTCTGCCAATCTCAACTTCTTTCCCACCCCTAATCCTGATCCTTTCCGTGACGATCCTTTTGCACAGCCAGACCAATCGGCACCCTCTTCGTCTGATTCTCTCAAATCTCCAGATCAGAAGAAAGAGAATTTGACTAGCTCGTCTACCCCTCTGAGTAACGGGCCCCTGAATGGGGATGTTGATTACTTTGGTCAGCAATTTGACCAAATCTCTAACCGGACTGGCAAACAGGAAGCTCAGGCAGGCCTGTGGCCCTTATCAAGTACGCAAACACAGCCAGCAGTGAGAACTCACAATGGGGTATCTGAAAGAGAACAGAACGGCTTCCATATCAAATCCTCCCCGAACCCTTTTGTGGGAAGCCCTCCCAAAGGACTGCCCGTACCGAATGGCGTAAAGCAGGACTTGGAAAGCTCTGTCCAGTCCTTACCACATGACTCCATAGCCATTATCCCACCTCCACAAAGTACCAAAccaggaagaggcagaaggaCTGCTAAG TCTCCAGCAAAAGACTTACTTGCATCAGACATCTTTGCTCCTCTCGTCTCAGAACCTCCAGGCCAGACATCTCCAGGACAACCTGCAACCGTACAGACCAAGCCCCTGGACCTCTTCAAAACAAGTGCTGCTGCCCCAGTAGGGCCCCTTGGGGGTCTAG GTGGTGTGCCAGTTATATCTGCTCAGACAGGACCATGGAACCCAGCGCCCTTAGTCTTTAGTCAATCCACTACAATGGTCCCGGGCACTATGATGGCTGGTCAGCCTTCAGGATTCAGTCAGCCAATCGTCTTTACCACAAGCCCAGCTGTTCCAGGTTGGAACCAGCCTTCATCCTTTGCAGCCTCAGCTTCACCTCCAGCCCCTGTAGTCTGGGGCCCGTCAGCATCCGTGACACCCAATACTTGGTCATCAACCAGCCCGCTGGGGAATCCTTTTCAGAGCAATGTTTTTCCAGCTCCTACTGTGTCAGCCCAGCCCCCTTCTATGCTCTCCTCTCTCCTGGTCACTCCTCCTCAGCCACCTCCCAGAACTGGTCCTCCGAAGGACGTCTCCAGCGATGCCTTCGTTGCCTTGGACCCACTTGGGGACAAAGAAGTGAAGGaagtgaaagaaatgtttaaggaCTTCCAACTGCGGCAGCCACCTACTCTGCCAGCAAGGAAAGGAGAGCAGAATTCCGCTGGGACTTCAAGTGCCTTCTCCAACTACTTCAACAACAAAGTTGGCATTCCTCAGGAGAATGCAGACCATGATGACTTTGACGCTAATCAACTGTTGAGAAAAATCAATG AACTACCAAAGCCAGCTCCCAGACAAGGTGCCCTGCCAGTTTCCAAATCTGCTGACAATGCATTTGAGAACCCCTTCTCTAAAGATTCTTTCCGTTCATCACCAGCGTCT ATGGCTTCTCCTCAATCCACATCTTCTGATGTATATAGGGATCCATTTGGAAATCCTTTTGCCTAA